Proteins encoded by one window of Pseudomonas coleopterorum:
- a CDS encoding NAD(P)/FAD-dependent oxidoreductase, whose amino-acid sequence MTHRIVIVGGGAGGLELATSLGKTLGKRGTASITLVDANLTHIWKPLLHEVAAGSLNSSEDELNYVAQAKWNHFEFQLGRMSGLDRAAKQIQLSATLDPETGLELVPARSIGYDTLVIAVGSTTNDFGTQGAAEHCLFLDTRKQAERFHQQLLNHYLRAHAGHDESRAQISVAIVGAGATGVELAAELHNAAKELAAYGLGRIAPENMRITLIEAGPRVLPALPERIGQPVHQTLEKLGVTVLTNAAVSEVTAESLLTSSGQVIPASLKVWAAGIRAPGFLKDIDGLETNRINQLVVRPTLQTTHDDDIFAFGDCAACPQPGTDRNVPPRAQAAHQQASLLAKSLKLRIEGKALPEYTYKDYGSLISLSHFSAVGNLMGNLTGSVMLEGWLARMFYVSLYRMHQAALYGLFRTGMLMLGSRIGRGTEPRLKLH is encoded by the coding sequence ATGACACATCGCATCGTTATCGTCGGCGGCGGCGCCGGCGGCCTGGAACTGGCCACCAGCCTGGGCAAGACCTTGGGCAAGCGCGGCACGGCCAGCATCACGCTGGTGGACGCCAACCTGACCCATATCTGGAAACCGCTGCTGCATGAAGTGGCAGCCGGTTCGCTGAATTCGTCAGAAGACGAGCTCAACTACGTTGCCCAGGCCAAGTGGAACCATTTCGAGTTCCAGCTGGGTCGCATGAGTGGCCTGGACCGGGCGGCCAAGCAGATCCAGCTGAGCGCTACCCTGGATCCGGAAACCGGTCTGGAGCTGGTGCCGGCGCGCAGCATTGGCTACGACACGTTGGTGATCGCCGTGGGCAGCACTACCAATGACTTCGGTACCCAGGGTGCAGCCGAGCATTGTCTGTTTCTGGACACGCGCAAGCAGGCCGAGCGCTTCCATCAGCAGTTGCTCAACCACTACCTGCGTGCGCACGCCGGACACGATGAAAGCCGCGCGCAGATCAGCGTGGCCATCGTCGGTGCCGGTGCCACAGGGGTCGAGCTGGCGGCCGAGTTGCACAATGCGGCCAAGGAACTGGCGGCCTATGGTCTGGGCCGCATCGCGCCCGAGAACATGCGCATCACCTTGATCGAAGCCGGTCCACGGGTGTTGCCGGCGCTGCCGGAGCGTATCGGCCAACCAGTGCACCAGACTCTGGAAAAACTGGGCGTGACGGTGCTGACCAATGCCGCCGTGAGCGAAGTGACTGCCGAAAGCCTGCTGACCAGCAGTGGACAGGTCATTCCTGCCAGCCTGAAGGTGTGGGCGGCGGGCATTCGGGCGCCGGGTTTCCTCAAGGACATCGATGGCCTGGAGACCAACCGCATCAATCAGCTGGTGGTGCGCCCGACCTTGCAGACCACTCACGACGACGACATCTTCGCGTTCGGCGACTGCGCGGCGTGCCCTCAGCCGGGTACCGATCGCAACGTACCGCCGCGCGCTCAGGCCGCCCACCAGCAGGCTTCGTTGCTGGCCAAGTCTCTGAAGCTGCGTATCGAGGGCAAGGCCCTGCCGGAGTACACCTACAAGGACTACGGCTCGCTGATTTCGCTCTCGCACTTTTCGGCGGTGGGCAATCTGATGGGTAACCTGACCGGCAGCGTGATGCTGGAAGGTTGGCTGGCACGCATGTTCTACGTGTCGCTGTACCGGATGCACCAGGCGGCGCTGTATGGCCTGTTCCGTACCGGCATGTTGATGCTGGGCAGCCGTATCGGACGTGGCACTGAGCCGCGATTGAAGTTGCATTGA
- a CDS encoding response regulator transcription factor: protein MNDYQKPPCVLLVEDDAELREQLCLHLQRRGLVVQVCERGDAALLLAQREPFDLILLDIMLPGLDGLKVLSQLRQAHGTPVMLMSALGAEQDRISGFTQGADDYLPKPFSLAELDARIDALLRRVALDRRATPTRAETDMAGLIRDGHAQDIHYHQRPAGFTSSEYRLLCTLLDHAGEALSKAFLYQQVLHRSYTRLDRGLDVHVCNIRRKLGQIGADHVQIQAVRGQGYVLVVAG from the coding sequence GTGAATGACTATCAAAAACCCCCTTGCGTACTGCTGGTCGAAGACGACGCCGAGCTTCGCGAACAGCTGTGCCTGCACCTGCAACGTCGCGGTCTGGTGGTGCAGGTGTGCGAACGCGGTGACGCAGCCTTGCTGCTGGCGCAGCGTGAACCGTTCGACCTGATTCTGCTGGACATCATGTTGCCCGGCCTCGACGGGCTGAAGGTCTTGAGCCAATTGCGCCAGGCCCACGGTACGCCGGTCATGCTGATGTCGGCCCTGGGCGCCGAGCAGGATCGCATCAGCGGTTTTACCCAGGGCGCAGACGATTACCTGCCCAAGCCTTTCAGCCTCGCCGAGCTTGATGCGCGTATCGACGCGCTGCTGCGCCGAGTGGCCCTGGACCGCCGCGCCACGCCGACCCGCGCTGAAACCGATATGGCCGGGTTGATCCGTGACGGCCATGCTCAGGACATCCACTACCACCAACGCCCGGCTGGATTCACCAGCTCCGAGTACCGGCTGCTGTGCACCCTGCTCGACCACGCTGGTGAGGCCTTGAGCAAGGCGTTCCTCTATCAACAGGTGCTGCACCGCAGCTACACACGGCTGGACCGCGGCCTGGATGTGCATGTGTGCAACATACGGCGCAAGCTGGGCCAGATCGGTGCCGACCATGTGCAGATCCAGGCAGTACGCGGCCAGGGTTACGTACTGGTGGTCGCAGGGTGA
- a CDS encoding prepilin peptidase, with protein MLLLEFLASPLALAACALLLGLIIGSFLNVLIHRLPIMLDRDWTTQSREMLGLPPEPAGATYNLLLPHSECPHCSHKIRAWENIPVVSYLMLRGKCSSCRAKISLRYPLVELATGILSAFVVYHFGLGWEAAAFLVLTWALLAMSLIDADHQLLPDVLVLPLLWLGLIVNGQGLFTSLYDALWGAVAGYLSLWLVYWAFKLITGKEGMGYGDFKLLAMLGAWGGWQILPLTILLSSLVGAVLGVLMLRMRNAQTSTPIPFGPYLAIAGWIALLWGDQITTSYMQFAGFR; from the coding sequence ATGCTCCTACTCGAATTCCTGGCCAGCCCGCTGGCCCTAGCCGCCTGCGCCCTCCTCCTGGGCCTCATCATCGGCAGCTTCCTCAACGTCCTCATCCACCGCCTTCCCATCATGCTCGACCGCGACTGGACCACGCAGTCCCGGGAAATGCTTGGCCTGCCGCCAGAGCCGGCAGGCGCGACCTATAACCTGCTGCTCCCGCACTCCGAGTGCCCGCACTGCTCGCACAAGATTCGCGCCTGGGAGAACATTCCGGTGGTGAGCTACCTGATGCTGCGCGGCAAGTGCTCCAGCTGTCGGGCGAAGATCAGTCTGCGTTATCCGCTGGTCGAGCTGGCCACAGGCATTCTCAGTGCGTTCGTGGTGTATCACTTCGGCCTGGGCTGGGAGGCGGCGGCGTTTCTGGTGCTGACCTGGGCGCTGCTGGCGATGAGTCTGATCGATGCCGATCACCAGTTGCTGCCGGATGTGCTGGTGCTGCCGCTGTTGTGGCTGGGGTTGATCGTCAATGGGCAGGGGTTGTTCACGAGCCTGTATGACGCGCTGTGGGGCGCGGTGGCCGGTTATCTCAGCTTGTGGCTGGTGTATTGGGCGTTCAAGTTGATCACCGGCAAGGAAGGCATGGGCTACGGCGATTTCAAGTTGCTGGCCATGCTGGGGGCTTGGGGTGGCTGGCAGATTCTGCCGCTGACCATTCTGCTGTCGTCGCTGGTGGGGGCGGTGCTGGGGGTGTTGATGCTGCGGATGCGCAACGCACAAACCAGTACGCCGATCCCGTTCGGGCCCTATCTGGCCATCGCGGGGTGGATTGCATTGCTGTGGGGTGATCAAATAACCACTTCATACATGCAGTTTGCCGGGTTCCGATGA
- the yacG gene encoding DNA gyrase inhibitor YacG, which produces MSQPLTVDCPTCGAPVEWTAANVNRPFCSDRCKLIDLGAWAAEEHKIPVSPDAEDELFSEDLPPRGH; this is translated from the coding sequence ATGAGCCAACCCTTGACCGTTGATTGCCCGACTTGCGGGGCGCCGGTGGAATGGACGGCAGCGAATGTGAACAGGCCGTTCTGTTCCGACCGTTGCAAACTGATCGACCTGGGCGCCTGGGCGGCCGAGGAACACAAGATTCCGGTCAGCCCGGATGCCGAGGACGAGCTGTTCAGCGAGGACCTGCCACCGCGCGGTCATTGA
- a CDS encoding alpha/beta hydrolase has translation MKHTIISGLAMAALISHGAAQARPDPQQPMVAPVLERPDTGYGFTTRPLDSADGQRHYRLYIGRPDQPAPAAGYPVVYLLDGNAAVGSLDQTLLRRLNEGADAPLIVAIGSTTPLRIDRPARTFDYTPQVTGDTQIDAPSGLPSGGADQFLDLLDQRIKPLVEHAVPVDVKRQTLWGHSYGGLLVLHALLTRPGAFQHYAAASPSLWWENGAVLEPLDGLADQVGQNKVGLTLMRGDAEAAGPGGPARSTQAPGVAMERLLKGVSGVPGLRVDYHVFPGLGHGPMLPASLHYILENRVYR, from the coding sequence ATGAAGCATACGATCATCAGCGGGCTGGCAATGGCCGCCCTGATTTCACACGGCGCCGCGCAAGCACGTCCGGACCCGCAGCAGCCCATGGTGGCCCCGGTGCTGGAACGGCCCGACACTGGCTATGGGTTCACCACCCGACCCCTGGACTCGGCGGACGGGCAGCGGCATTACCGGCTGTACATCGGCCGCCCGGACCAGCCCGCCCCGGCCGCTGGCTACCCGGTGGTGTACCTGCTCGATGGCAATGCTGCCGTGGGTTCATTGGACCAGACACTGCTACGGCGCTTGAACGAAGGCGCGGACGCACCGCTGATCGTGGCCATCGGCTCGACCACGCCGCTGCGTATCGACCGACCGGCGCGAACCTTCGATTACACGCCTCAAGTGACCGGCGACACGCAGATCGATGCGCCCTCCGGGTTGCCCAGCGGCGGCGCCGATCAGTTTCTCGATCTGCTGGATCAGCGAATCAAACCGCTGGTGGAGCACGCCGTACCGGTGGATGTGAAACGGCAAACATTGTGGGGGCATTCCTATGGCGGATTGCTGGTGCTGCATGCCCTGCTGACCCGGCCTGGGGCGTTTCAGCATTACGCTGCGGCCAGTCCTTCGCTGTGGTGGGAAAACGGTGCGGTGCTCGAGCCGTTGGACGGCTTGGCGGACCAAGTGGGCCAGAACAAGGTGGGGTTGACGTTGATGCGGGGTGACGCCGAGGCAGCCGGACCGGGTGGGCCGGCGCGCTCGACGCAGGCGCCGGGGGTGGCCATGGAGCGGTTGTTGAAGGGTGTTAGCGGCGTGCCCGGTTTGCGCGTTGATTACCACGTGTTTCCCGGGCTGGGGCATGGGCCGATGTTGCCTGCCTCCCTTCATTACATTCTGGAAAACCGCGTGTACCGTTGA
- a CDS encoding DUF3830 family protein, translating into MPSIKITSGGYEFLAETHPDAPQTVEAFLKLLPYRQKIIHVRWSGEACWVPLGEFQLLRGDAPVGFENHTSHPSVGDVLFYPGPYSETEILLAYGSCCFASKMGQLAGNHFLTIVQGKENLRALGVKTLWEGAQEVLFELA; encoded by the coding sequence ATGCCCAGCATCAAGATCACCTCCGGCGGCTATGAATTCTTGGCCGAAACCCACCCCGACGCACCGCAGACGGTGGAGGCGTTTCTCAAGCTGCTGCCCTATCGGCAGAAAATCATCCACGTACGCTGGAGCGGTGAGGCGTGCTGGGTGCCGTTGGGTGAATTTCAGTTGCTGCGAGGCGATGCGCCGGTAGGCTTCGAGAACCACACCAGTCACCCGTCGGTAGGGGACGTGCTGTTTTATCCGGGGCCGTACAGCGAAACGGAAATCCTGCTGGCCTACGGCTCGTGCTGTTTCGCCAGCAAGATGGGGCAGTTGGCCGGCAACCATTTCCTGACCATCGTGCAGGGCAAGGAAAACCTTCGAGCCCTGGGCGTGAAGACGTTGTGGGAAGGGGCACAGGAGGTGCTGTTCGAATTGGCGTGA
- a CDS encoding type II secretion system F family protein has translation MAVKAKIHVYAWEGLDRKGTKMSGELSGHNPALIKAQLRKQGINPGKVKKKGTSLFGKGKRIKPADIALFTRQMSTMMRAGVPLLQSFDIISEGVDNPNMRKLVDEIKQEVAAGNSFASSLRKKPEYFDDLYCNLVDAGEQAGALETLLDRVATYKEKTEQLKAKIKKAMTYPIAVVVVAIIVSGILLIKVVPQFKSIFEGFGAELPAFTLMVMGLSDVVQEWYLLLLAGFVGLFFGFKYAMKRSPKLRDTVDRWLLKVPIVGAILYKSAVARYARTLSTTFAAGVPLVDALDSVSGATGNVVFKNAVNRIKADVSTGMQLNFSMRSTGVFPTLAIQMTAIGEESGALDDMLDRVATIYEAEVDNMVDSLTSLMEPMIMAVLGVVVGGLVIAMYLPIFQLGSVV, from the coding sequence ATGGCGGTCAAAGCAAAGATCCACGTCTATGCCTGGGAAGGGCTGGATCGCAAAGGCACCAAGATGTCTGGGGAGCTGAGCGGCCATAATCCGGCGTTAATCAAGGCGCAGTTGCGCAAACAGGGTATAAATCCAGGCAAGGTCAAGAAGAAGGGCACTTCGCTGTTCGGCAAAGGCAAACGGATCAAGCCTGCCGACATTGCTCTGTTCACTCGGCAGATGTCCACCATGATGCGCGCCGGTGTGCCATTACTGCAGTCGTTCGACATCATTTCCGAAGGTGTCGATAACCCCAACATGCGCAAGCTCGTGGATGAGATCAAGCAAGAAGTTGCTGCAGGTAACAGTTTCGCTTCTTCGCTGCGGAAGAAGCCGGAATACTTTGACGATCTTTATTGCAACCTCGTGGATGCAGGTGAGCAGGCAGGTGCTTTGGAAACCTTGCTGGATCGGGTAGCCACTTACAAAGAAAAGACCGAACAGCTCAAGGCCAAGATCAAGAAGGCGATGACCTACCCCATCGCGGTAGTAGTTGTTGCCATCATTGTTTCCGGGATCCTGCTGATCAAGGTGGTGCCGCAGTTCAAGTCGATCTTCGAAGGCTTCGGCGCGGAGCTGCCAGCTTTCACGCTGATGGTGATGGGGCTGTCTGACGTGGTCCAAGAGTGGTATTTGCTGCTGCTGGCGGGATTCGTTGGTTTGTTCTTTGGTTTCAAATATGCAATGAAGCGAAGTCCCAAACTGCGTGACACGGTAGATCGCTGGTTGCTCAAGGTGCCGATCGTGGGCGCTATTTTGTACAAGTCAGCGGTGGCTCGGTATGCACGTACGCTTTCCACCACATTCGCGGCCGGCGTGCCACTGGTGGATGCGTTGGATTCGGTGTCAGGTGCTACCGGCAACGTCGTCTTCAAAAACGCCGTAAACCGGATCAAGGCTGACGTTTCCACCGGCATGCAGCTCAACTTTTCCATGCGCTCGACGGGCGTCTTCCCCACCCTCGCCATCCAAATGACCGCCATCGGCGAAGAATCCGGCGCCCTGGACGACATGCTCGACCGCGTAGCAACCATCTACGAAGCCGAGGTCGACAACATGGTCGACAGCCTCACCAGCCTGATGGAACCCATGATCATGGCCGTGTTGGGCGTGGTGGTCGGTGGCTTGGTTATTGCGATGTACCTTCCTATCTTCCAACTCGGCTCCGTCGTCTAA
- a CDS encoding TonB-dependent siderophore receptor, which translates to MRLRLPPLPYFAVLLGACHLLPATASADNTTAELVELEASSVVATAEEEIKQAPGVSIITAQDIRKRPPANDLSQIIRTMPGVNLTGNSSSGQRGNNRQIDIRGMGPENTLILVDGRPVNSRNSVRYGWRGERDSRGDTNWVPADQVERIEVIRGPAAARYGNGAAGGVVNIITKQPGTQTHGSATVYQSFSQHSAEGTTKRVNFGLNGPLTDALSYRVFGNVAKSDADDQDINSGHESRRTGNQIGTLPAGREGVRNKDINGLLSWKLSPEQTVDLEAGYSRQGNIYTGDTQNTNSNATVRSLVGHETNILYRENYALTHRGDWDFGTSLAYLQYEKTRNRRVKEGLAGGTEGIFSSTDFTTNVVRDLTAHGEVSLPLHWGVDQMLTLGTEWVEQSLGDPNSNVQTTTAGGAIPGLASSNRSGSSEARIASLFVEDNIELFPGTKLTPGLRLDHHDIVGDNWSPSLNLSQVLTDTVTVKAGIARAYKAPNLYQLNPNYLLYSNGQGCYGQTTSCYLQGNADLEAETSVNKELGVEYRKDGVVAGLTYFRNDYRNKIESGLTPVGTAIGGSGTTANASIFQWENVPKALVEGLEGNLTLPLTDDLNWTNNFTYMLRSVNKETGDVLSVTPKYTLNSMLDWQASEALSLQANVAWYGKQKPKKYDYHGARVTGTSNNQLSPYALVGVSGTYALTRHLSLTAGIDNLLDKRLYREGNAQGVNNIEGAGAATYNESGRTLYTSLTASF; encoded by the coding sequence ATGCGCCTGCGCCTGCCGCCCCTGCCCTATTTCGCCGTGCTTCTGGGCGCTTGCCATCTGCTCCCCGCAACCGCGTCGGCCGACAACACGACAGCCGAACTCGTGGAGCTGGAAGCGTCTTCGGTGGTGGCCACGGCCGAAGAAGAGATCAAGCAGGCGCCCGGTGTGTCGATCATCACGGCGCAAGACATTCGCAAGCGTCCGCCGGCCAACGACCTGTCGCAGATCATCCGCACCATGCCGGGGGTCAACCTGACCGGCAACTCCAGCAGCGGCCAGCGCGGCAACAACCGGCAGATCGATATTCGCGGCATGGGGCCGGAAAACACCTTGATCCTGGTCGACGGCAGACCGGTGAACAGCCGCAATTCGGTGCGTTATGGCTGGCGCGGCGAGCGCGACAGCCGCGGTGACACCAACTGGGTGCCGGCGGATCAGGTGGAGCGTATCGAAGTCATTCGGGGTCCGGCCGCGGCCCGTTACGGCAATGGCGCGGCGGGCGGCGTGGTGAACATCATCACCAAGCAGCCGGGTACCCAGACCCACGGTTCGGCGACGGTCTACCAATCCTTTTCGCAACACAGCGCGGAAGGCACCACCAAGCGGGTCAATTTCGGCCTGAACGGGCCATTGACCGATGCGCTGAGCTACCGCGTGTTCGGCAATGTCGCCAAGAGCGATGCCGACGATCAGGACATCAACAGCGGCCATGAGTCGCGGCGCACCGGCAACCAGATCGGCACCCTGCCGGCCGGGCGCGAAGGCGTGCGCAACAAGGACATCAACGGGCTGCTGAGCTGGAAGCTCAGCCCCGAGCAGACCGTGGATCTGGAAGCGGGCTACAGCCGCCAGGGCAACATCTACACCGGCGATACCCAGAACACCAACAGCAACGCCACGGTACGCAGCCTGGTGGGCCATGAAACCAACATTCTCTACCGCGAGAACTACGCCCTGACCCACCGCGGCGACTGGGATTTCGGCACCTCGCTGGCCTATCTGCAGTATGAAAAGACCCGCAATCGACGCGTGAAGGAAGGCCTGGCAGGTGGCACCGAGGGCATCTTTTCCAGCACTGATTTCACCACCAACGTGGTGCGCGACCTGACTGCCCACGGCGAGGTCAGCCTGCCGCTGCATTGGGGCGTCGATCAGATGCTGACCTTGGGCACGGAGTGGGTCGAGCAGAGCCTTGGCGACCCCAATTCCAACGTGCAGACCACCACGGCCGGTGGCGCCATACCGGGCCTGGCCAGCAGCAACCGCAGCGGTAGTTCGGAGGCACGCATCGCTTCGCTGTTCGTCGAGGACAACATCGAGCTGTTCCCCGGCACCAAGCTGACCCCCGGCTTGCGCCTGGACCATCACGACATCGTGGGCGACAACTGGAGTCCGTCGCTCAACCTGTCCCAGGTGCTGACTGACACTGTGACCGTGAAGGCCGGCATCGCCCGTGCCTACAAAGCGCCGAACCTCTACCAACTGAACCCCAACTACCTGCTGTATAGCAACGGTCAGGGTTGCTACGGCCAGACCACCAGTTGCTACCTGCAGGGCAATGCCGACCTGGAAGCCGAAACCAGCGTCAACAAGGAGCTGGGCGTGGAATATCGCAAAGACGGCGTGGTGGCCGGCCTGACCTACTTTCGCAACGATTACCGCAACAAGATCGAATCGGGCCTGACCCCGGTCGGCACCGCCATCGGTGGCAGCGGGACGACTGCCAACGCCAGCATCTTCCAGTGGGAAAACGTGCCCAAGGCCCTGGTCGAGGGATTGGAAGGCAACCTGACCTTGCCCCTGACGGATGATCTGAACTGGACCAACAACTTCACCTACATGCTGCGTTCGGTGAACAAGGAAACCGGCGATGTGCTTTCGGTGACGCCCAAGTACACCCTGAATTCGATGCTCGACTGGCAGGCCAGCGAAGCGCTGTCACTGCAGGCCAATGTGGCCTGGTACGGCAAGCAGAAGCCCAAGAAATACGACTACCACGGTGCACGAGTGACCGGCACATCCAACAATCAGCTGTCGCCCTACGCGCTGGTCGGCGTCAGCGGCACCTATGCGCTGACTCGGCACCTGAGCCTGACGGCGGGCATCGACAACCTGCTCGACAAGCGCCTGTATCGCGAGGGCAATGCCCAGGGTGTGAACAACATCGAAGGCGCGGGCGCGGCCACCTACAACGAGTCGGGCCGCACGCTCTACACCAGCCTGACGGCGTCGTTCTGA
- the coaE gene encoding dephospho-CoA kinase (Dephospho-CoA kinase (CoaE) performs the final step in coenzyme A biosynthesis.) — MTTAVDKPWVLGLTGGIASGKSAAAQRFAELGVHVVDADQASRWVVEQGRPALAALVERYGAALLQADGSLDRGALRKVIFEDAQERRWVEALLHPLIAEEIAQSLASATSPYAVFVSPLMVESGQYRITQRLLVVDAPEAVRVARTLLRDQTTPEQVQAILKAQASREQRLALADDVLVNDRDLAWLHSEVERLHTFYLTLRGGRE, encoded by the coding sequence ATGACAACAGCTGTGGATAAACCGTGGGTGCTGGGTCTGACCGGTGGCATTGCCAGCGGCAAGAGCGCGGCAGCGCAGCGCTTTGCCGAGTTGGGCGTGCACGTGGTGGACGCCGACCAGGCCTCGCGCTGGGTGGTGGAGCAGGGGCGTCCGGCGTTGGCGGCGCTGGTCGAGCGCTATGGCGCGGCGCTGTTGCAGGCCGATGGCAGCCTGGATCGCGGAGCGCTGCGCAAGGTGATCTTCGAGGATGCGCAGGAGCGGCGCTGGGTCGAAGCGTTGTTGCACCCACTGATCGCCGAGGAAATTGCGCAATCGCTGGCATCGGCGACGTCGCCCTACGCGGTGTTCGTGTCACCCTTGATGGTCGAGTCCGGCCAATACCGCATCACCCAGCGTCTGCTGGTGGTGGATGCGCCCGAGGCAGTGCGGGTCGCGCGGACCCTCCTGCGCGACCAAACCACACCGGAGCAGGTCCAGGCGATTCTCAAAGCCCAGGCCAGCCGCGAGCAGCGGCTGGCGCTGGCGGACGATGTGCTGGTCAACGACCGTGATCTGGCCTGGCTGCACTCGGAAGTCGAGCGGCTGCATACTTTTTACCTGACTTTGCGTGGAGGCCGAGAATGA
- a CDS encoding DUF1780 domain-containing protein: MDDSDYLRLLTSQAEQANAFLSNARKWERERWVCERLLQGLNITYRDDEFTPAGQEPPDVLFRDASFEVFFVLDEGRRLNDEWREELQRRRSAFSLSQLVRREARPKRIRAPELLQRLAPTLRKKAHNYRERGLDLGELDIIAFASLKRETLDLNSHFPPPTEFLRQGWRSLSLVGPTFARVLFAHPDAPDFLRNNLGRSIVFDVGISL, encoded by the coding sequence ATGGATGACTCCGACTACCTGCGTTTGCTCACCAGCCAGGCCGAGCAAGCCAACGCCTTTCTGTCCAATGCGCGCAAATGGGAGCGCGAGCGTTGGGTGTGCGAGCGCCTTTTGCAGGGTCTGAACATCACCTACCGCGACGACGAGTTCACCCCTGCCGGCCAGGAGCCGCCGGACGTGCTGTTTCGCGACGCCAGTTTCGAAGTGTTTTTCGTACTCGATGAAGGTCGCCGACTCAATGATGAATGGCGTGAAGAGCTGCAACGCCGCCGCAGCGCCTTCTCCCTCAGCCAACTGGTGCGCCGCGAAGCTCGGCCCAAGCGCATTCGTGCGCCAGAGCTGCTGCAACGGCTCGCCCCGACCCTGCGCAAGAAAGCCCACAACTATCGCGAACGCGGCCTGGACCTGGGCGAGCTGGACATCATTGCCTTTGCCAGCCTCAAGCGCGAAACCCTGGACCTTAACAGCCATTTTCCGCCGCCTACCGAATTTCTCCGCCAGGGCTGGCGCTCGCTGTCGCTGGTCGGACCGACCTTCGCGCGGGTCTTGTTCGCCCATCCGGATGCGCCGGATTTTCTGCGCAACAACCTGGGCCGCAGCATCGTTTTCGATGTCGGCATCAGTTTGTGA
- a CDS encoding HAMP domain-containing sensor histidine kinase: MRRRHSLLWKLALLQTGFCLLLVWLVWFWGLHVERRSYFLDPATRQGLAAHAEQAEQRWLNEGADGVERWRERFMADQRTWAAVIGPQLQSLGTSALSHDESSHLTFMRKLDWPMSRRLDDELPYVSIAFPRHPEQGRLVLQLPERLLPEGLTPWTHIVTHGLMPAALALLLGLLLYRHLVVPLNELRERANALRADDLEPVASSAVAQRRDELGELAQAYEHMAQRVRQSLQQQRQLLRTLSHEMRTPLTRLRVASDSGLPDGQLQARVSREVDEMQRLVEDALDLAWLDTERPDLPREEVRVRSVWEALVQDVQFESHWPAHRLRCEVPDDCVVQAHLNSLAQALENLLRNAVRHSPAQGWVTLHGHRDGLFWHLCVEDQGPGVDVADLERIFEPFLRLDGTPGKGFGLGLSIARRAVELQGGQLWASRGDHGLRMNLRLLAHDSPSQTPSV; this comes from the coding sequence ATGCGTCGGCGTCATTCGCTGCTGTGGAAGCTGGCTTTGCTGCAGACGGGTTTCTGTCTGCTGCTGGTGTGGCTGGTGTGGTTCTGGGGCCTGCACGTGGAGCGGCGCAGTTATTTTCTAGACCCTGCCACCCGACAGGGTCTGGCGGCCCATGCCGAGCAGGCCGAACAGCGCTGGCTGAACGAAGGCGCAGATGGGGTGGAGCGATGGCGCGAACGGTTCATGGCCGATCAGCGAACCTGGGCAGCGGTGATCGGTCCGCAACTGCAAAGCCTGGGCACCAGCGCCTTGAGCCACGATGAATCCAGCCACCTGACCTTCATGCGCAAGCTCGACTGGCCCATGAGCCGACGCCTGGACGACGAACTGCCGTATGTCAGCATCGCCTTTCCTCGGCATCCCGAACAAGGTCGCTTGGTACTGCAACTGCCGGAACGGCTGCTACCGGAGGGGCTCACGCCCTGGACCCACATCGTCACTCACGGCCTGATGCCGGCTGCGCTGGCGCTGCTGTTGGGGCTGTTGCTTTATCGGCATCTGGTGGTGCCGCTCAATGAACTGCGCGAACGCGCCAACGCGCTGCGTGCCGACGACCTCGAGCCGGTCGCCAGCAGTGCGGTCGCGCAACGGCGCGACGAACTGGGCGAACTGGCCCAGGCTTACGAGCACATGGCCCAGCGTGTGCGGCAGAGCCTGCAACAGCAACGTCAATTGTTGCGCACGTTGTCCCACGAGATGCGTACCCCGCTGACCCGTCTGCGCGTGGCCAGCGACAGTGGCCTGCCAGACGGGCAATTGCAGGCGCGCGTGTCGCGCGAAGTCGACGAGATGCAGCGACTGGTCGAGGATGCGCTGGACCTGGCCTGGCTCGATACCGAACGGCCCGACCTGCCCCGAGAAGAGGTGCGGGTACGTTCGGTATGGGAGGCGCTGGTGCAAGACGTACAGTTCGAGAGCCACTGGCCGGCCCATCGCTTGCGCTGCGAGGTGCCGGACGACTGCGTGGTGCAGGCCCACCTGAACAGCCTCGCTCAGGCACTGGAGAACCTGCTGCGCAATGCGGTCCGGCACTCGCCAGCGCAAGGCTGGGTGACACTTCATGGCCACCGTGATGGCCTCTTCTGGCATTTGTGCGTAGAGGACCAAGGGCCCGGCGTCGACGTCGCCGACCTGGAGCGGATCTTCGAACCGTTTTTGCGCCTGGATGGCACGCCGGGCAAGGGCTTCGGCCTGGGCTTGAGCATCGCTCGCCGCGCCGTCGAGTTGCAGGGCGGCCAGCTGTGGGCCAGCCGCGGGGATCACGGTCTGCGCATGAACCTGCGTCTGTTGGCCCATGACTCGCCGAGCCAGACGCCAAGTGTTTAG